Proteins encoded together in one Deinococcus aerius window:
- a CDS encoding NAD(P)/FAD-dependent oxidoreductase, with protein MAAPTRACQPGRNAAERDPVAGRPHLLLVGGGHANVALLRAAARWVRRGVRVTLLTPDRFLWYSGMAPEFVGGRYREEETRIDLLRLCLRGGVAVVPGRAARVDVTAREVVTAGGERLPYNLAVFDIGGLPADEEAAGNAVRVRPFPGLRRLVNWLDTAPGGRLTVVGGGAAGVELLLNITARGGRRPGFTFTLLEPGPRLLAAFAPGLGRHAGARLRARGVDVRLHTCVARALPGRVELEDGTSLPGDLTLWATGTRGQPLFRASGLPVGEGDFLRVTRTLQVPGYPRLSGAGDAVQVEGTHLDRSGVNAVKQGLHLRGSVDRLLRGLDQDRPPETVRLRRFRPYPASPYLLSTGEPEGWLALGPFLWGRGRVWLGLKHRVDRLWVGRYRGGAVCLAPRVPWPRD; from the coding sequence ATGGCCGCGCCGACCCGGGCGTGTCAGCCTGGCCGGAATGCGGCTGAGCGTGACCCCGTGGCCGGACGACCCCACCTGCTGCTCGTCGGCGGGGGCCACGCCAACGTCGCGCTGCTCCGGGCCGCCGCGCGCTGGGTCCGGCGGGGGGTGCGCGTCACGCTGCTCACCCCCGACCGCTTCCTGTGGTATTCCGGCATGGCTCCCGAGTTCGTCGGCGGGCGGTACCGCGAGGAGGAGACGCGCATCGACCTCCTGCGCCTGTGTCTGCGGGGCGGTGTGGCGGTTGTACCGGGACGCGCCGCGAGGGTGGACGTGACGGCGCGCGAGGTCGTCACGGCGGGGGGCGAGCGCCTCCCCTACAACCTCGCCGTGTTCGACATCGGCGGGCTGCCCGCGGATGAGGAGGCCGCCGGGAACGCCGTGCGGGTCAGGCCCTTTCCCGGGTTGCGCCGCCTGGTTAACTGGCTGGACACGGCCCCGGGCGGGCGGCTCACGGTCGTCGGGGGAGGGGCGGCGGGCGTGGAACTGCTCCTGAACATCACGGCGCGGGGGGGCAGGCGGCCCGGGTTCACCTTCACGCTGCTCGAACCCGGGCCGCGTCTGTTGGCAGCGTTCGCGCCCGGCCTGGGACGGCACGCGGGGGCGCGGCTGCGGGCACGGGGCGTGGACGTGCGCCTGCACACCTGCGTCGCCCGTGCCCTCCCCGGACGGGTGGAGCTGGAGGACGGGACGAGCCTCCCCGGCGACCTGACCCTGTGGGCGACCGGCACGCGCGGCCAGCCGCTCTTCCGCGCCTCCGGCCTGCCCGTGGGGGAGGGCGACTTCCTGCGGGTCACGCGAACCCTCCAGGTGCCGGGGTACCCGCGCCTGTCGGGGGCCGGGGACGCCGTGCAGGTCGAGGGGACGCACCTGGACCGCAGCGGCGTGAATGCGGTGAAACAGGGGCTGCACCTGCGCGGCAGTGTGGACCGTCTTCTGCGCGGTCTGGACCAGGACCGGCCCCCGGAGACCGTGCGGCTGCGGCGCTTTCGCCCCTATCCCGCCTCGCCCTACCTGCTCTCGACGGGGGAGCCCGAGGGCTGGCTGGCGCTCGGCCCGTTCCTGTGGGGGCGGGGCCGGGTGTGGCTGGGGCTCAAGCACCGGGTGGACCGTCTCTGGGTGGGCCGTTACCGGGGAGGAGCGGTTTGCTTGGCCCCCAGGGTTCCCTGGCCTCGCGACTAG
- a CDS encoding vitamin K epoxide reductase family protein has translation MDPTQLSRELREAHTPDLHRRRWIIGLSLLGAAMGQVVTLYQTGIIRRLPDPPLNIFDSSRVDASEYGYKRLNTPDAVMMVVSYGATAWLAAAGGKDRASTLPLLPVMMGLKILGDAATAVELGREEWRENKALCAYCQVATLASLASIPLAFPETRRALANLLGRRG, from the coding sequence ATGGACCCGACTCAGCTCAGCCGTGAACTGCGCGAAGCGCACACCCCCGACCTCCACCGCCGCCGCTGGATCATCGGCCTGTCGCTGCTGGGCGCGGCGATGGGACAGGTCGTGACCCTGTACCAGACTGGCATCATCCGCCGCCTGCCCGACCCGCCCCTGAACATCTTTGATTCCAGCCGGGTGGACGCCTCCGAGTACGGCTATAAACGCCTGAACACCCCGGACGCCGTGATGATGGTCGTGAGCTACGGCGCGACCGCCTGGCTGGCCGCCGCCGGGGGCAAGGACCGCGCCTCTACCCTGCCGCTGCTGCCCGTCATGATGGGGCTGAAGATTCTGGGCGACGCCGCCACCGCCGTGGAACTGGGCCGGGAGGAGTGGCGGGAGAACAAGGCCCTGTGCGCGTACTGCCAGGTGGCGACCCTGGCCTCGCTGGCCTCCATCCCGCTCGCCTTTCCCGAGACGCGGCGGGCGCTGGCGAACCTGCTCGGCAGGCGGGGTTAG
- a CDS encoding bifunctional folylpolyglutamate synthase/dihydrofolate synthase codes for MTGAPDYDWLYARTRSGRERGPGAARALLDRLGSPDTAFTSVRVVGTNGKGSTCAMLEAGLLASGVRVGRFTSPHLQHYEERVRVDGHDLDPARTAAFIEWAKEHAPEAAFFDLTLALACLTFAEAGVEVAVMEAGVGGVTDATQALIHVVAVALTNVALDHVSVLGETVPAIARDKARAARRGVPFLTTATGEALEVIREVTAGVGAPLLTPNTHPALFTLPHPPALAGAHQERNAALAAATLRILGYGGGVEAALNATHPARLERFEVGGRTVLIDGAHNPHAARALAASVPHADVLLFGNLARKDTGATLAPLLAIAPARVFTAPGSHATPPELLARQYGGLAHPDPREAFARALALTPPGGTLLVTGSLYLAGVIRGLPGLT; via the coding sequence ATGACGGGCGCCCCGGACTACGACTGGCTCTACGCCCGCACCCGCTCGGGCCGGGAACGGGGGCCGGGGGCCGCGCGGGCGCTCCTCGACCGTCTGGGTTCGCCGGACACTGCCTTCACCAGCGTCCGGGTGGTTGGCACGAACGGCAAGGGCAGCACCTGCGCGATGCTGGAGGCCGGGCTGCTCGCCTCGGGCGTGCGGGTCGGCCGCTTCACCAGCCCGCACCTCCAGCACTACGAGGAGCGGGTGCGGGTGGACGGGCACGACCTCGACCCGGCCCGTACTGCCGCCTTTATCGAGTGGGCGAAGGAACACGCCCCGGAGGCCGCCTTCTTCGACCTCACCCTCGCCCTGGCCTGCCTGACCTTTGCCGAGGCCGGGGTGGAGGTCGCCGTGATGGAGGCGGGGGTGGGCGGCGTGACGGACGCGACCCAGGCCCTGATCCATGTCGTGGCCGTCGCCCTGACAAACGTGGCCCTCGACCACGTGAGCGTGCTGGGAGAGACGGTGCCCGCCATCGCCCGGGATAAGGCCCGTGCCGCGCGGCGGGGCGTCCCCTTCCTGACCACGGCCACGGGCGAGGCCCTGGAAGTGATCCGCGAGGTCACGGCGGGGGTGGGAGCGCCGCTCCTCACGCCAAATACCCATCCGGCCCTGTTCACCCTCCCCCACCCTCCCGCCCTGGCGGGGGCGCACCAGGAACGGAACGCGGCCCTGGCCGCCGCGACCCTCCGCATCCTGGGCTATGGAGGCGGGGTGGAGGCGGCCTTGAACGCTACCCACCCCGCCCGCCTCGAACGTTTCGAGGTGGGGGGCCGGACGGTCCTGATCGACGGCGCGCACAACCCCCACGCGGCCCGCGCCCTGGCCGCCAGCGTTCCCCACGCCGATGTGCTGCTGTTCGGCAACCTCGCCCGCAAGGATACCGGGGCCACCCTCGCCCCCCTGCTGGCGATCGCGCCCGCGCGCGTCTTTACCGCGCCCGGCAGCCACGCCACCCCACCGGAACTCCTCGCGCGGCAGTACGGGGGGCTCGCCCATCCCGACCCCCGGGAGGCCTTCGCGCGCGCCCTCGCCCTAACCCCACCGGGGGGCACCCTGCTCGTCACCGGGAGCCTCTACCTGGCCGGGGTGATTCGGGGTCTGCCCGGCCTAACTTGA
- a CDS encoding AfsR/SARP family transcriptional regulator, whose translation MQDSHLLTRTLLHYADALRRAGKARASVESLREALERLLQERDKARYRPDIEELAELTHSAMLEPEVAPFMEAVLEKLAAMTGGALLDEERLTHVQVQTLGRVQVTRDGRAVPLTLHGSALLLVYLSRNPGRTRQEIQLDLYPDKEPVAGSNYIRSAIRELREGLGRDVVVHSGPHNQPRYVLGPGVSLTLDVEELEYALERGDVARVLALYRGPFMAPVTDSEWADSLREELQASVTTALREQMRSARAAGDLRRALLLANQYLRVDPYDPEVLAERVEIARAVAPAQEVARYVVELQRMEA comes from the coding sequence ATGCAGGACTCGCACCTCCTCACCCGCACTCTCCTTCACTACGCGGATGCCCTGCGGCGGGCGGGCAAGGCGCGGGCATCGGTGGAGAGCTTGCGCGAGGCGCTGGAGCGACTTCTCCAGGAGCGCGACAAGGCGCGGTACCGCCCGGACATCGAGGAGCTGGCCGAGCTGACGCACAGCGCGATGCTGGAGCCGGAGGTCGCCCCCTTCATGGAGGCGGTGCTGGAGAAACTGGCGGCCATGACGGGCGGGGCGCTGCTGGACGAGGAACGCCTGACCCACGTGCAGGTGCAGACCCTGGGGCGCGTGCAGGTGACGCGCGACGGGCGGGCGGTGCCGCTGACGCTGCATGGGAGCGCGCTCCTGCTGGTTTACCTCAGCCGGAACCCCGGGCGGACCCGGCAGGAAATTCAGCTCGACCTGTATCCCGACAAGGAACCGGTGGCCGGGTCCAACTACATCCGCAGCGCCATCCGCGAACTCCGGGAGGGGCTGGGGAGGGACGTGGTGGTGCATTCGGGGCCGCACAACCAGCCGCGCTACGTGCTGGGGCCGGGGGTTAGCCTCACGCTGGATGTGGAGGAACTGGAGTACGCGCTGGAGCGCGGGGACGTGGCGCGGGTGCTGGCGCTGTACCGCGGCCCCTTCATGGCGCCGGTCACGGACAGCGAGTGGGCGGATAGTCTGCGCGAGGAGTTGCAGGCCTCGGTCACGACCGCGCTGCGCGAGCAGATGCGCTCGGCGCGGGCGGCAGGGGACCTGCGGCGGGCCCTGCTCCTCGCCAACCAGTACCTGCGGGTGGACCCCTACGACCCCGAGGTGCTGGCCGAGCGGGTGGAGATCGCCCGGGCCGTGGCCCCCGCCCAGGAGGTCGCGCGGTACGTGGTGGAGTTGCAGCGCATGGAGGCCTGA
- a CDS encoding NUDIX domain-containing protein has protein sequence MADERTEEAHPNWARLVPDEAQPWDTLASRVLVDGFRVVLEDRARTAAGVEVVYQYRPRGPRAVFVLPVTARGEAVLIRQYRYPLRATIWEVVAGGVERGEDLPAAAARELAEEVGGAAAEWVPLPGFYPQPSISGVVFYPLLALGVTLGETAHEETEVIERVALPLAEAYRMLDAGEIQDGPSSLTLWHARRHLLERGLL, from the coding sequence ATGGCGGACGAGCGGACGGAAGAGGCGCATCCCAACTGGGCCAGGCTGGTCCCGGACGAGGCTCAGCCCTGGGACACCCTCGCGTCCCGGGTGCTGGTGGACGGCTTCCGGGTGGTGCTGGAGGACCGGGCGCGGACGGCGGCGGGGGTGGAGGTCGTGTACCAGTACCGACCACGCGGACCCCGGGCCGTCTTCGTGCTGCCGGTCACCGCGCGGGGGGAGGCCGTCCTCATCCGGCAGTACCGCTACCCTCTGCGCGCCACCATCTGGGAGGTCGTGGCGGGCGGCGTGGAGCGTGGCGAGGACCTGCCTGCGGCGGCGGCACGCGAACTCGCCGAGGAGGTGGGGGGAGCGGCGGCAGAGTGGGTGCCCCTCCCCGGCTTCTACCCCCAGCCGAGCATCAGCGGGGTGGTGTTCTACCCCTTGCTGGCGCTGGGGGTGACGCTGGGCGAGACCGCGCACGAGGAAACGGAGGTCATCGAGCGCGTCGCCCTGCCTCTGGCCGAGGCGTACCGGATGCTCGACGCGGGCGAGATTCAGGACGGCCCGAGCAGCCTGACCCTCTGGCACGCCCGGCGGCACCTGCTGGAGCGCGGCCTGCTGTGA
- a CDS encoding IMPACT family protein, giving the protein MTGSDLPAPFTTLASPHRLNAVIENSEFLAFAQRADTPEEALSQLAALRERYPDATHHCWAYHIGPLYRFHDDGEPGGTAGAPILRAIEGQGVDHVMVVVVRSYGGVKLGTGGLVRAYGGTAAECLRTAPRETVRPRRTLTVQVPFEHLSALYHLLGTFDTVRGEEGYTASGVTLDVGVHPEDAGAFAAALRDATRGAAGVEGPDA; this is encoded by the coding sequence GTGACCGGGTCCGACCTGCCCGCCCCCTTCACCACCCTCGCCTCGCCGCACCGCCTGAACGCCGTGATCGAGAACAGCGAGTTCCTGGCGTTTGCGCAGCGGGCGGACACGCCGGAGGAGGCCCTGTCCCAACTTGCGGCCCTGAGGGAGCGTTACCCGGACGCCACCCACCACTGCTGGGCGTACCACATCGGCCCCCTGTACCGCTTCCATGACGACGGGGAACCGGGGGGGACGGCGGGGGCGCCCATCCTGCGGGCCATTGAGGGGCAGGGGGTGGATCACGTGATGGTCGTGGTCGTGCGCTCCTACGGCGGCGTGAAGTTGGGCACCGGGGGCTTGGTGCGGGCGTACGGCGGCACGGCGGCGGAATGCCTGCGGACGGCCCCGCGTGAGACCGTTCGCCCCCGCCGGACCCTCACCGTCCAGGTGCCCTTCGAACATCTGAGCGCCCTGTACCACCTGCTGGGCACGTTCGACACGGTGCGCGGCGAGGAGGGATACACGGCCTCGGGCGTCACGTTGGACGTTGGGGTCCACCCGGAGGACGCGGGCGCCTTTGCGGCGGCGCTGCGGGATGCGACTCGGGGGGCGGCGGGGGTGGAAGGGCCGGACGCCTGA
- the ispF gene encoding 2-C-methyl-D-erythritol 2,4-cyclodiphosphate synthase: protein MTSPLPYRIGYGEDAHRLTAGRPLMLGGVPIPHAERGAVAHSDGDAVLHAVADALLSGLALGDIGQYYPDTAPENAGLDSRVILGRCLELVREGGYAPANVALVVTLDRPKLGPLRADIARSLADLLGLPETEVGVSFKTSEGLAPDHVQVRVTVLLARVEG from the coding sequence ATGACTTCCCCCCTCCCCTACCGCATCGGCTATGGAGAAGATGCCCACCGCTTGACGGCGGGACGGCCCCTCATGCTGGGGGGCGTGCCCATTCCCCACGCCGAGCGCGGCGCGGTCGCCCACAGTGACGGGGATGCCGTGCTGCACGCCGTGGCGGACGCGCTGCTCTCGGGCCTGGCGCTGGGGGACATCGGGCAGTATTACCCGGATACGGCGCCCGAGAATGCGGGGCTGGACTCGCGGGTGATCCTGGGGCGCTGTCTGGAGCTGGTGCGGGAGGGGGGCTACGCGCCTGCCAACGTCGCCCTCGTCGTCACGCTTGACCGCCCGAAATTGGGGCCGCTGCGCGCCGACATCGCCCGCAGCCTCGCTGACCTCCTCGGGCTGCCCGAAACCGAGGTCGGCGTGAGCTTCAAGACCTCGGAGGGCCTGGCGCCCGACCACGTGCAGGTGCGGGTGACGGTGCTGCTCGCGCGGGTGGAAGGGTGA
- a CDS encoding tRNA (cytidine(34)-2'-O)-methyltransferase, giving the protein MSPLLRVVLFEPEKAGNVGNVARTCAVLGAELHLIRPFGFHLHDREFRRAVMDYLEGVTLHEHASWTAFQASLEPGARVWAFSTHATTLYTRAGFQRGDYLCFGSESRGLPVWLREGLPALRLPQPGGGRSLNLAVAVGAAAFEAGRQIEGW; this is encoded by the coding sequence GTGAGTCCCCTGCTCCGCGTCGTGCTGTTCGAGCCCGAGAAGGCGGGCAACGTGGGAAACGTCGCGCGCACCTGCGCCGTGCTGGGGGCCGAGCTGCACCTGATCCGGCCCTTCGGCTTCCACCTGCACGACCGCGAGTTCCGCCGGGCCGTGATGGACTACCTGGAGGGAGTGACCCTCCACGAACACGCGAGCTGGACGGCGTTCCAGGCGTCGCTGGAGCCGGGTGCGCGGGTGTGGGCCTTTTCCACCCACGCGACCACCCTCTACACCCGGGCGGGATTTCAGCGGGGCGATTACCTCTGCTTCGGGTCGGAGTCGCGCGGATTGCCGGTGTGGCTGCGCGAGGGACTGCCCGCCCTGAGGCTTCCGCAGCCCGGCGGGGGCCGCAGCCTGAACCTGGCGGTGGCGGTGGGGGCAGCGGCCTTCGAGGCGGGGCGGCAGATCGAGGGCTGGTAG
- a CDS encoding DUF2087 domain-containing protein: MSADLNARAAVFRALSHPARLTLLRLTWTEPLSGETLARLMNLAPATVSHHLAQLAEAGLTTVRSDGHHRLVMANHAALGVTLDTLIRGEAAPPAAEDPYRARVLRAFLRDGRLTRIPAQRKKRDVILHELAALFEPGRTYTEREVSDKLAEYHPDFFTLRCELVGLGLLARENGVYWRVVGSDAPSSPPGAVE, encoded by the coding sequence ATGAGCGCCGACCTGAACGCCCGCGCCGCCGTCTTCCGCGCGCTGTCGCATCCGGCGCGGCTGACGCTGCTGCGGCTGACCTGGACTGAACCCCTGTCCGGCGAGACCCTGGCGCGGCTGATGAACCTCGCGCCCGCCACGGTCAGTCACCACCTCGCGCAACTGGCGGAGGCGGGGTTGACGACCGTGCGCTCCGACGGACACCACCGCCTCGTCATGGCGAACCACGCGGCCCTGGGTGTGACGCTCGACACCCTGATTCGGGGGGAGGCCGCTCCTCCCGCCGCCGAGGACCCCTACCGCGCCCGGGTGCTGCGCGCCTTCCTGAGGGACGGGCGGCTGACCCGCATTCCCGCCCAGCGCAAGAAACGCGACGTGATCCTGCATGAACTCGCCGCCCTCTTCGAGCCGGGCCGCACGTACACGGAGCGCGAGGTGAGTGACAAGTTGGCCGAGTACCACCCCGACTTCTTCACCCTGCGGTGCGAACTCGTGGGGCTGGGCCTGCTGGCCCGAGAGAACGGGGTGTACTGGCGGGTGGTCGGGAGCGACGCCCCCTCTTCCCCGCCCGGGGCCGTAGAGTGA
- a CDS encoding aminopeptidase has protein sequence MTSTPASQEKLARYAELLVRTGVNLPKGGKVLVRAPVDAAPLVRLVVRAAYRAGADDVRVNYGDPHLALALFEDGTDAAVDYLPAWLAAEQEAMVGDGYAFISIVGEDPSLLAGVDQGRVARRSKALAAATRDVSRAISGMEVNWTVAAMSTPAWARRVYPELPEEEAVARLWDDIFAVTRADQPDPVGAWAAHLDRLERLTTFLTGRQYKALHFRSGLGTDLTVGLAEDHIWQGGAETAKNGVRAVPNLPTDEVFTAPHRERVDGVAVASKPLSVRGQLVEGIRVRFEGGRAVEVSAERGEETLRQLIETDEGAARLGEVALVPASAPVAQRGTLFLNTLFDENAASHIALGRCYPTNVRGGEDPEALLAAGGNDSLIHVDWMIGTPDTDVDGVRADGAREPLMRGGEWVVEESSDAEVQPSPLTAEC, from the coding sequence ATGACCTCCACCCCAGCCTCCCAGGAGAAGCTCGCCCGCTACGCCGAACTGCTCGTCCGCACGGGCGTCAACCTGCCGAAGGGGGGCAAGGTCCTTGTCCGCGCCCCCGTGGACGCCGCGCCCCTGGTACGCCTGGTGGTCCGCGCCGCGTACCGGGCGGGGGCCGACGACGTGCGCGTGAACTACGGCGACCCCCACCTGGCCCTCGCCCTGTTCGAGGACGGCACAGACGCTGCCGTGGACTACCTGCCCGCCTGGCTCGCCGCCGAGCAGGAGGCGATGGTGGGGGACGGCTACGCCTTCATCTCCATCGTGGGCGAGGACCCCTCGCTGCTCGCCGGGGTGGACCAGGGCCGGGTCGCGCGGAGAAGCAAGGCCCTCGCCGCCGCCACCCGCGACGTGAGCCGCGCGATCAGCGGGATGGAGGTCAACTGGACCGTCGCCGCCATGAGCACCCCCGCCTGGGCGCGCCGCGTCTACCCCGAACTGCCCGAGGAGGAAGCGGTCGCCCGGCTGTGGGACGACATCTTCGCGGTGACCCGCGCCGATCAACCCGACCCGGTCGGGGCCTGGGCCGCACACCTGGACCGCCTGGAGCGCCTGACCACCTTTCTGACCGGGCGGCAGTACAAGGCCCTCCACTTCAGGAGCGGGCTGGGCACCGACCTCACCGTGGGGCTGGCGGAGGATCACATCTGGCAGGGCGGCGCGGAGACGGCGAAAAATGGCGTCCGCGCGGTGCCCAACCTCCCCACCGACGAGGTGTTCACCGCGCCCCACCGCGAGCGGGTGGACGGGGTGGCGGTCGCCTCCAAGCCGCTGAGCGTGCGCGGCCAGCTTGTCGAGGGCATCCGCGTGCGCTTCGAGGGCGGGCGCGCCGTCGAGGTCAGCGCCGAGAGGGGCGAGGAGACGCTGCGGCAACTGATCGAGACGGACGAGGGGGCGGCCCGGCTGGGCGAGGTCGCGCTCGTGCCCGCCTCGGCGCCCGTCGCGCAGCGGGGGACGCTCTTCCTGAATACCCTCTTCGACGAGAACGCCGCCTCGCACATCGCCCTGGGCCGCTGCTACCCCACGAACGTGCGGGGCGGCGAGGACCCCGAGGCCCTGCTCGCGGCGGGCGGCAACGACTCGCTGATCCACGTGGATTGGATGATCGGCACGCCCGATACAGATGTGGACGGCGTGCGGGCGGACGGCGCACGGGAGCCCTTGATGCGCGGGGGCGAATGGGTGGTGGAGGAGTCTTCAGACGCGGAAGTCCAGCCTTCGCCCCTAACCGCTGAATGCTGA
- a CDS encoding peptidylprolyl isomerase, with protein sequence MTSSDAYQPAGFQPTPELSRERQTRFAKAPDLGEGIEPGKAYRAVLETSKGRMVIDLFADEAPVTVNSFAYLIRHHYYDGIKFHRVIEGFMAQGGDPTGTGSGGPGYKFDDEVAGNPHRHDGKGVLSMANAGIQMGRGTNGSQFFITFTATPHLDGKHTVFGRVVEGLDVLDRLTRIQPGMPGTPDVIERAYLVEKNAGG encoded by the coding sequence ATGACCTCTTCTGACGCCTACCAGCCCGCAGGCTTCCAGCCGACGCCCGAACTCTCCCGCGAGCGCCAGACGCGCTTCGCCAAGGCCCCCGACCTCGGCGAGGGCATCGAGCCGGGCAAGGCTTACCGCGCCGTGCTGGAGACGAGCAAGGGCCGCATGGTGATCGACCTGTTCGCGGACGAGGCGCCCGTCACGGTGAACTCCTTCGCCTACCTGATCCGCCACCACTACTACGACGGGATCAAGTTCCACCGCGTGATCGAGGGGTTCATGGCGCAGGGCGGCGACCCTACCGGCACGGGCTCGGGCGGTCCTGGCTACAAGTTCGACGATGAAGTGGCAGGCAATCCCCACCGCCACGACGGCAAGGGCGTGCTGAGCATGGCGAACGCCGGTATCCAGATGGGGCGGGGCACGAACGGCTCGCAGTTCTTCATCACCTTCACGGCCACGCCCCACCTCGACGGGAAGCACACCGTCTTTGGCCGCGTGGTGGAGGGGCTGGATGTGCTCGACCGCCTCACCCGCATTCAGCCGGGGATGCCCGGCACGCCCGACGTGATCGAGCGGGCGTACCTGGTGGAAAAGAACGCGGGGGGCTGA
- a CDS encoding Jag family protein encodes MDNRTNLDDYLAGLGISGADESAPLPPAPEVAAPASPALEAAHEDPRAVLERFLKGLTSRIDPGLTVTVREGEDALEAEIAGENAARLAGRDGRTLGAIEVIAYTVLAKQAGRSDLRVRVDVGGFRRRQADTLSRLAERLAVQVAKSGEPHELQPMPAADRRVIHIALKEHPDVMTESVGEGSARRLIIKPRHG; translated from the coding sequence ATGGACAACCGCACGAACCTCGACGACTACCTCGCGGGGCTGGGGATCAGTGGCGCCGACGAGAGCGCGCCGCTTCCCCCAGCGCCGGAGGTCGCCGCCCCGGCCTCTCCCGCGCTGGAGGCCGCGCACGAGGACCCCCGGGCGGTGCTGGAACGCTTCCTGAAGGGCCTGACGAGCCGCATCGACCCCGGCCTTACCGTCACCGTCCGCGAGGGCGAGGACGCCCTGGAGGCCGAGATCGCCGGGGAGAACGCCGCCCGGCTGGCGGGCCGCGACGGGCGCACGCTGGGCGCCATCGAGGTGATCGCGTACACGGTGCTCGCCAAGCAGGCGGGCCGCTCCGACCTGCGGGTGCGGGTGGACGTGGGCGGCTTTCGCAGGCGGCAGGCCGACACCCTCTCCCGCCTCGCCGAGCGGCTGGCCGTGCAGGTCGCCAAGAGCGGCGAGCCCCACGAACTCCAGCCCATGCCCGCCGCCGACCGCCGGGTGATCCACATCGCCCTCAAGGAACACCCCGACGTGATGACCGAATCGGTGGGCGAGGGAAGCGCGCGGCGGCTCATCATCAAGCCCCGGCACGGGTAG
- the prmC gene encoding peptide chain release factor N(5)-glutamine methyltransferase, which yields MPPEPGFLTVRAWLREAARLLREAGVPSPEADARALVTHGLGLGGAALLTRGGEVVPEADAARLLNLIHRRAAREPLQHLLGEVEWGGVRLRTDARALIPRPETEWLLHLALETLRAAVSPRVLDVGTGTGALALGVKAARPDATVTATDLSPDALDLARENAALNRLEVTFLGGSLLAGLPGPFDLIVSNPPYLPAADREGADPEVRFDPDLALYAGPDGLDVARPLAAEASSALAPHGVLLLELDPRNAAPFAAELRARGWHAEVLPDLAGRARFVRAGRAGARAPV from the coding sequence ATGCCCCCCGAACCCGGGTTCCTCACCGTCCGCGCGTGGCTGCGCGAGGCCGCGCGCCTGCTGCGGGAGGCGGGCGTGCCCTCTCCCGAGGCGGACGCGCGGGCGCTCGTCACGCACGGGCTGGGCCTGGGCGGGGCGGCGCTGCTCACCCGGGGGGGGGAGGTCGTCCCGGAGGCCGACGCGGCGAGGCTGCTGAACTTGATTCACCGCCGGGCCGCCCGCGAACCCCTCCAGCACCTGCTGGGGGAGGTGGAGTGGGGTGGGGTGCGGCTGCGGACGGATGCCCGCGCCCTCATCCCCCGACCCGAGACGGAATGGTTGCTCCACCTGGCGCTCGAAACACTCCGGGCCGCCGTGTCCCCGCGCGTGCTCGACGTGGGCACGGGCACGGGGGCGCTCGCCCTGGGGGTAAAGGCCGCCCGCCCCGACGCCACGGTGACCGCCACCGACCTCAGCCCCGACGCCCTGGACCTGGCGCGGGAGAACGCGGCCCTCAACCGGCTGGAGGTCACGTTTCTGGGGGGCAGCCTCCTCGCGGGTCTCCCCGGCCCCTTCGACCTGATCGTGAGCAACCCGCCCTACCTGCCCGCCGCCGACCGGGAGGGAGCCGACCCGGAGGTGCGCTTCGACCCCGACCTCGCCCTGTACGCGGGGCCGGATGGACTGGACGTGGCGCGGCCTTTGGCGGCGGAGGCGAGCAGCGCCCTCGCCCCGCATGGTGTGCTGCTGCTGGAACTCGACCCGCGCAACGCCGCCCCGTTTGCCGCCGAACTGCGCGCCCGGGGCTGGCACGCCGAGGTCCTCCCCGATCTCGCCGGGCGGGCGCGGTTCGTGCGGGCTGGGCGTGCGGGGGCGCGGGCCCCAGTCTGA